One Paraburkholderia agricolaris DNA segment encodes these proteins:
- a CDS encoding glycoside hydrolase family 95 protein, protein MENKPSAKRRSLIKLGGLSPILPYLYACGGNTDSANSGGSQPVTTGAGPAAGAASAPTAASSPASGQEPTTASLIPDANALQMKYAYAAGQSPDSIGANASSSTYMLYEGLPIGNGRLGALVGGAPTQELLYLNDITLWSGQSDIMDYAYTSSGMGSYQTLGTLTISLPTHTNSTQYERLLDISNGLVRTTYSVNQVNYERTIFSSFPNDVIVIRLTSSSPNSYTGSIALADGGRGATTFMDGSAQMLSFSGSLPNGELYSACAKILPDDGQLTVNGNQIIFLNCSGLTILVSASTNYDGVSANHYLGAGSPLDTAHGQIAAAEGSSFGTLLSNHLADYQPLFGRFSVNFGASTSAQNALTIPDRLQARAAPNSPPDPWLESLYVQFGRYLSIASSRTSLPMNLQGLWNTTNDPAWFSDYHTDINVQMAYWLADRGGLPECFEPFLNFVLSQYKDWETLTQSSFNSPSNPFANSSKKIAGWTVGISANVYGSQAWQWHPPGNAWICRNLWEHYEYTVDGNYLSTIYPVLKSACQFWEARLVSVQTGTNPDGSALMQLVDDVDWSPEHGNYLQGITYAQELVWDLFTNYIKAASVLGVDSSYVATITTLLSNLYLPQLNPQNNNMLEEWMQASYDAQTEQSDPTHRHLSPLIGLFPGERLSINSDPTFMNGVKALLTARGTTSFGWGMAWRMACWAQLQQPSIAYSMIPLLLTPVTFSNPGNGSFVNMLDAYDDGPEVFQIDANMGGPAAVCEMLLQSRTTSITLLPALPSQWGTGSVTGLRAKGGFSIDLAWANSTPTSVTLTSVGGTSTTLFYMGRSKLVHVPLNGSVTLSAGELP, encoded by the coding sequence ATGGAAAACAAACCAAGTGCAAAGCGCCGTTCCCTGATCAAGCTCGGCGGATTGTCGCCGATCCTGCCGTACCTGTACGCTTGCGGGGGCAATACCGATTCCGCGAATTCGGGTGGCTCGCAGCCAGTAACCACAGGAGCCGGCCCCGCCGCCGGCGCCGCTTCGGCACCCACGGCCGCTTCCAGTCCTGCTTCCGGTCAGGAACCCACGACTGCGAGCTTGATACCCGATGCGAACGCGTTGCAAATGAAGTATGCCTACGCTGCGGGGCAGTCTCCCGATTCCATTGGCGCCAATGCGTCGTCGTCGACGTACATGCTGTATGAAGGTCTGCCAATCGGCAACGGCCGTCTCGGGGCGCTCGTTGGCGGCGCTCCCACGCAGGAACTGCTCTATCTGAACGACATCACCCTCTGGTCCGGGCAATCCGACATAATGGATTACGCCTACACGTCGAGTGGAATGGGTTCTTATCAAACGCTGGGTACCTTGACGATAAGCTTACCCACACATACTAACTCGACCCAATATGAGCGTTTGCTGGATATCAGCAACGGGCTTGTCAGAACGACCTACTCCGTCAATCAGGTGAACTACGAGAGAACGATTTTCAGCAGTTTCCCGAATGATGTCATTGTGATTCGGCTAACCAGCAGTTCACCAAATTCCTACACTGGATCGATTGCTCTTGCCGACGGTGGCCGAGGCGCGACAACGTTCATGGATGGGAGTGCCCAGATGTTATCTTTCTCTGGGAGCTTACCTAACGGGGAACTCTATTCCGCGTGCGCGAAGATATTGCCAGACGACGGGCAACTGACTGTTAACGGTAATCAGATTATCTTCCTGAATTGCAGCGGTCTTACCATTCTGGTATCCGCCAGCACTAATTATGACGGCGTTAGTGCCAATCACTATCTGGGCGCCGGCTCACCTTTGGACACGGCCCATGGCCAGATCGCCGCTGCCGAGGGCAGCAGCTTTGGAACACTGCTCTCCAATCATCTCGCGGACTATCAGCCCCTGTTCGGAAGATTCAGCGTGAATTTTGGGGCGTCAACTTCCGCTCAGAATGCGTTGACGATTCCTGATCGCCTGCAGGCGCGTGCTGCGCCGAACAGTCCACCGGATCCCTGGCTGGAATCGTTATACGTGCAGTTTGGGCGCTATCTGAGCATTGCATCCTCGCGTACCTCCTTGCCGATGAATTTGCAGGGACTATGGAACACGACGAATGATCCGGCATGGTTCTCGGACTATCACACAGACATCAACGTCCAGATGGCCTACTGGCTTGCAGACCGGGGCGGGTTGCCGGAATGTTTCGAGCCGTTTCTGAACTTTGTTCTTAGCCAGTACAAAGACTGGGAAACCTTGACACAAAGTAGTTTCAACAGTCCGAGCAACCCATTTGCAAATTCCAGCAAGAAGATTGCGGGCTGGACAGTGGGTATTTCGGCAAACGTATACGGGTCTCAAGCCTGGCAATGGCACCCGCCCGGAAATGCATGGATTTGCCGGAATCTCTGGGAGCACTACGAATATACGGTAGATGGCAACTATCTCTCGACGATATATCCGGTCCTGAAATCTGCATGCCAATTCTGGGAGGCCCGTCTGGTCTCAGTCCAAACGGGTACGAATCCCGATGGATCGGCGTTAATGCAGCTTGTCGACGACGTGGACTGGTCGCCCGAGCACGGAAACTATTTGCAGGGCATTACCTATGCGCAGGAGCTGGTTTGGGATCTCTTTACAAACTACATCAAGGCTGCGTCTGTGCTGGGCGTCGACTCGAGCTATGTTGCGACCATCACGACGTTGCTGTCGAATCTTTATCTTCCCCAGTTGAATCCTCAGAACAACAATATGCTCGAGGAGTGGATGCAAGCCTCATACGATGCTCAAACGGAGCAATCCGACCCCACGCATCGTCATCTTTCGCCGCTAATCGGACTCTTCCCGGGGGAGCGTCTTTCGATCAACAGTGATCCCACCTTCATGAACGGCGTCAAGGCGCTTTTGACGGCCAGAGGCACCACCAGTTTCGGGTGGGGGATGGCCTGGAGAATGGCGTGTTGGGCGCAATTGCAACAACCGTCGATAGCGTATTCGATGATTCCATTGCTGCTCACGCCAGTGACCTTTTCTAACCCAGGAAACGGCAGCTTTGTGAATATGCTGGACGCTTACGACGATGGGCCCGAGGTGTTTCAGATCGACGCGAATATGGGTGGCCCCGCTGCGGTGTGCGAGATGCTGCTGCAAAGCAGAACTACATCGATCACGTTGTTGCCCGCGCTTCCATCGCAGTGGGGAACTGGAAGCGTGACCGGGTTGCGTGCCAAGGGAGGATTCTCTATCGACCTGGCATGGGCTAATTCGACACCGACCTCAGTGACGTTGACCAGCGTAGGCGGCACTTCAACAACGTTGTTCTATATGGGGAGAAGCAAACTGGTGCACGTGCCCCTGAATGGATCAGTTACCTTGAGCGCGGGAGAGTTGCCCTGA